A DNA window from Desertifilum tharense IPPAS B-1220 contains the following coding sequences:
- a CDS encoding site-specific integrase codes for MKTPSGNMYQLRLSAQWGRKTIGLGSDRFFALNLALEVDESIEECRTKGKDIEIDSLKELVKSRRETTPPRVLKIVEKDDLAILWDNYVTFHRSKGAWEETYVLTHIKTVGSLVGKCPYQKLENKQEIVRWLFDDPKRSPATSKNRLKLIVAAIDWASKQGQISRHWGIEYRDLLESISIKTCQSPNDEDESNIEIFSVKEVYQILEALKTDCFSRFKGKHHQYYKYVYFCWLTGCRPSEAIALKWENVDLSKNNIKFCEGRVNASGQIIEKKGTKTAPSRLFPINEELRNLLESIPKNQGYVFRNAMGKPISQQAFNGVWRTLLNRAGIPYRMPYQLRHTMISYHANNDFPIQKLCQLVGNSEKVLRERYLKLDIERIGLPGVVKSWEVSL; via the coding sequence ATGAAAACTCCATCGGGCAATATGTACCAGTTACGCCTTAGTGCCCAATGGGGAAGAAAGACGATTGGATTGGGTAGCGATCGCTTTTTTGCCCTAAACCTTGCGTTAGAGGTTGACGAGTCAATTGAAGAATGTCGAACTAAAGGGAAAGATATAGAGATTGACAGCCTAAAAGAACTTGTTAAATCTCGCAGGGAAACGACTCCGCCTAGGGTCTTAAAAATAGTTGAAAAAGACGATCTAGCCATCCTCTGGGATAATTACGTAACCTTTCATCGCTCAAAAGGTGCATGGGAAGAAACCTATGTGCTAACCCACATCAAAACCGTGGGAAGTCTTGTCGGGAAGTGTCCTTATCAAAAGCTTGAGAATAAACAGGAAATTGTTAGATGGCTATTTGACGATCCCAAACGTTCTCCAGCAACATCGAAAAATCGATTGAAGCTCATTGTGGCAGCTATTGATTGGGCGTCAAAGCAAGGTCAAATCTCTCGTCACTGGGGAATTGAATATAGAGATTTACTGGAGAGTATTTCAATTAAAACCTGTCAATCCCCAAATGATGAGGATGAAAGCAATATTGAGATTTTCTCGGTTAAGGAAGTCTATCAAATTCTTGAAGCCCTAAAAACCGATTGCTTTTCTCGGTTCAAGGGCAAGCATCACCAATATTACAAGTATGTCTACTTCTGTTGGCTTACGGGATGCCGTCCTAGCGAGGCGATCGCCCTAAAATGGGAAAACGTCGATCTGTCCAAAAATAACATTAAATTTTGCGAAGGACGGGTTAATGCATCAGGACAAATCATTGAAAAGAAGGGAACTAAGACAGCACCTAGCCGATTATTCCCCATTAACGAGGAATTACGCAATCTGCTAGAATCTATCCCTAAAAATCAAGGATATGTTTTCCGTAATGCGATGGGTAAACCCATCTCACAACAAGCGTTTAACGGAGTATGGCGAACATTGCTCAATCGGGCTGGAATCCCTTACCGTATGCCTTATCAGCTAAGGCATACAATGATTAGCTACCACGCCAACAATGATTTTCCAATTCAAAAACTCTGCCAGTTGGTAGGCAATAGCGAGAAGGTTCTAAGAGAACGTTATCTCAAGCTTGATATTGAGCGAATTGGATTACCCGGTGTAGTGAAATCTTGGGAGGTCAGCCTATGA
- a CDS encoding DMT family transporter, producing the protein MGQVDNLPENPGVEDAKTAQDLLSRLTQELESLQQNLMVQMNQDLKRLQTEKSRLEEEIEELQARAQHLKSQQLDSIFLSSNHHQQLATQELAQALALQLREFLNQRLEELAAQAHQDAIAANDRSLNALNAAQEQHQNAHRLLASLESTLSLTFQTLQQDLGSYQSSLSQQLSRMYNLEQQGEAILEALVNRLREQIRKESLVSQTVELEEPRSESPSSRVLPPTQRPNQLPASRSSPALPVKPSPVASSPQPPSAPKPTSQIQIGLVLAFLSAVVLSLFNVSLKILLRTSPEPRTILGMFQLQGLISPGFGNSLLILFLRMVVVMALMPILATLLYPPVWQDVRRFIQSQDRALMAKVVGSGFFLFLSQVFIYIAIGNIPTGIAITIFFIYPIVTVLASWGLFGDRPTLTRVIAMLVIGSGGILALPAGGVQGNFGVGVSAAIAAGVTFAGYVLLTQMGTKKLHPIPFTLIAFASIFVFCGLSLMLPLPPNMSVVVDPTVRTGLLIGGAILGVFTLVSYLLNNFAIRFAGAALASIIGTSGPALTALFGLLIIGETLKTQQWLGLGLVTLGVLGMSLERMFAPKKAT; encoded by the coding sequence ATGGGACAAGTGGACAACTTACCAGAAAATCCTGGGGTGGAGGACGCGAAAACTGCCCAAGACCTGTTAAGCAGGTTAACGCAGGAACTCGAAAGTCTACAGCAAAATTTGATGGTTCAGATGAATCAGGACCTCAAACGGCTACAGACTGAGAAATCTCGTCTAGAGGAGGAAATTGAGGAGCTGCAAGCGCGAGCGCAGCACCTAAAGTCTCAGCAACTAGACTCTATTTTCCTGTCATCCAATCATCATCAACAACTGGCAACCCAAGAGTTAGCCCAAGCGCTGGCTTTACAGCTACGCGAATTCCTCAATCAACGACTTGAAGAACTGGCAGCTCAAGCTCATCAAGATGCGATCGCGGCGAACGATCGCTCCCTTAACGCCTTGAATGCGGCTCAAGAACAGCATCAAAACGCTCACCGCCTTTTGGCTTCTCTAGAGTCCACCTTGAGCCTCACGTTTCAGACGCTGCAACAGGATTTAGGGAGTTATCAAAGCTCGCTCTCGCAGCAACTGAGCCGCATGTATAACTTGGAACAGCAAGGCGAAGCGATTTTAGAAGCTTTGGTGAATCGCTTGCGCGAGCAAATTCGCAAAGAAAGTTTGGTTTCTCAAACGGTTGAACTGGAAGAACCCCGCTCGGAATCGCCTTCAAGCCGAGTTCTCCCCCCCACCCAACGCCCCAATCAGCTTCCCGCCTCCCGTTCTTCGCCCGCGCTACCCGTCAAGCCTTCTCCGGTAGCCTCCTCGCCTCAACCTCCATCTGCGCCTAAACCCACTTCGCAAATTCAGATTGGCTTAGTGCTTGCCTTCCTGTCGGCGGTTGTGTTGTCCCTGTTTAACGTTTCTCTGAAGATTTTATTGAGAACATCGCCAGAACCGCGAACCATTCTAGGAATGTTTCAGTTACAGGGGTTAATTTCCCCCGGTTTTGGTAACTCGCTGCTGATCTTGTTTTTGCGAATGGTAGTGGTGATGGCGTTGATGCCGATTTTGGCAACGCTGCTCTATCCCCCCGTTTGGCAAGATGTCCGGCGGTTTATCCAGTCTCAAGATCGGGCTTTGATGGCGAAGGTGGTGGGAAGCGGTTTCTTTTTATTCCTCTCGCAAGTCTTTATTTATATTGCGATTGGGAATATTCCGACCGGAATTGCAATCACGATCTTCTTTATCTACCCGATCGTGACGGTGTTGGCTTCCTGGGGACTGTTTGGCGATCGCCCTACCCTAACTCGCGTTATTGCCATGCTCGTGATTGGTAGTGGCGGGATTCTGGCGCTACCCGCCGGTGGCGTACAAGGGAACTTTGGGGTTGGGGTTTCAGCCGCGATCGCCGCCGGGGTGACATTTGCTGGATACGTTCTGCTGACGCAAATGGGCACGAAAAAACTACACCCCATCCCCTTTACCCTGATTGCTTTTGCCTCAATCTTCGTCTTCTGTGGCTTAAGTTTAATGCTACCCCTGCCCCCCAATATGAGCGTTGTTGTCGATCCGACCGTGCGTACAGGATTGCTCATCGGGGGTGCCATTCTCGGCGTCTTCACTTTAGTCAGTTACTTGTTGAATAACTTTGCCATTCGCTTTGCAGGTGCCGCCCTTGCCTCCATTATCGGCACTAGCGGACCCGCTTTAACGGCCTTATTTGGCTTGTTGATTATTGGCGAAACCCTAAAAACTCAGCAGTGGCTTGGCTTAGGCTTAGTCACCTTGGGCGTTCTAGGGATGAGTTTAGAGCGAATGTTTGCCCCGAAAAAAGCCACCTAG